The Schistocerca gregaria isolate iqSchGreg1 chromosome 1, iqSchGreg1.2, whole genome shotgun sequence genome includes a window with the following:
- the LOC126334754 gene encoding uncharacterized protein LOC126334754 isoform X2: protein MEPNKEMTAEGMDGQAWPKNVWQNRIEETLLRRGWLEPCLQTERWKSFVSSTWHDQWVAVSLVPMPTPQYRPDSMSTWQSSKTHQSVYELDSAGLHLKEQHQPLLQTTALPQLMLHAEHYLHCQSSVFQFAKTVLT from the exons GAGATGACAGCAGAAGGGATGGACGGGCAAGCATGGccaaaaaatgtatggcagaatagaatagaagaaaCTCTCCTTAGGCGAGGGTGGTTGGAACCATGTCTACAGACAGAGAGATGGAAATCCTTTGTGTCCTCTACATG GCATGATCAGTGGGTTGCTGTATCATTGGTTCCCATGCCAACTCCACAATACAGGCCAGATAGTATGTCAACATGGCAGTCAAGCAAAACCCACCAGTCAGTTTACGAGTTAGATTCTGCTGGACTCCATCTGAAGGAGCAGCACCAGCCTCTTCTCCAAACCACTGCATTGCCACAGCTGATGCTACATGCAGAGCACTACTTGCATTGCCAGTCAAGTGTCTTCCAGTTTGCCAAAACAGTGCTCACGTGA